Proteins encoded together in one Lathyrus oleraceus cultivar Zhongwan6 chromosome 5, CAAS_Psat_ZW6_1.0, whole genome shotgun sequence window:
- the LOC127082240 gene encoding eukaryotic translation initiation factor 4 gamma-like codes for MTFEAFKLKGLYEQVRNDYIREAEERLEARLAREVEEKTHREVEEKARREAEEKAIDEAVIVAEVEAKAKADAEEAAHIVADEATKPKDATLTQGDSSHSDLAPLVLNTLEELQREQQIMRARLDQQDSVNSNIKNLLTQLLQRMPPPLNP; via the coding sequence ATGACATTTGAGGCAttcaaactgaaaggcctctATGAACAGGTCAGAAATGACTATATTAGAGAAGCTGAGGAGAGGCTCGAGGCTCGTTTGGCCAGAGAGGTAGAAGAGAAAACACACAGAGAAGTGGAAGAGAAAGCGAGAAGAGAAGCAGAAGAAAAGGCCATTGACGAGGCTGTTATTGTTGCTGAAGTTGAAGCCAAAGCCAAGGCTGACGCTGAAGAAGCAGCACACATTGTTGCAGATGAAGCTACCAAGCCAAAGGACGCAACTCTGACTCAAGGAGACTCATCTCATTCTGACCTTGCTCCGTTGGTACTAAATACCCTGGAGGAACTCCAGAGAGAACAACAGATTATGAGAGCCAGACTGGATCAACAGGACTCTGTAAACTCCAACATTAAGAATCTGCTGACTCAGCTGCTGCAGAGGATGCCACCTCCTCTGAACCCTTAG